AGCTTTCAATCTCAAGATTTGGATGTTTCTCGCGGAGTTTCCGAAGAATGTCGTAGTAATTGCGGGTGAAGTCGACATACACATTCTTCTGTTCTTCGATGGGAACCGCAGGCCATCCTGGCTCAGACCAGTTGCGATTGTAGTCCCATTTTAGAAAGGCAATATCGTTTTCATTTAGCAGTTTATCCAGAACCTGGAACACGTAATCGTGCACGTCTTTCCGAGCCAAGTTCAACACAAGCTGATTTCGGCCTTCAGTACGAGGCCGGCCTTTGAAATTCAAAACCCAGTCAGGATGCTTACGATAAAGATCGCTGTTTGGATTGACCATCTCCGGTTCGACCCAGAGCCCGAAATCCATATTCAACGAATGCACCTTATCGATCAGTGGCTTCAATCCATGAGGAAACTTCGCAGTGTTGACAGTCCAATCACCAAGTCCAGCATGGTCGTCATTACGCTGGCCAAACCATCCATCATCCATAACGAAACGCTCAACGCCGATGCTGGCTGCTTTTTCAGCGAGCGCCATCTGGCCGGCCTCGTTAACGTTGAAGGTTGTCGCTTCCCAGGAGTTGTACAGTACTGGCCGCAGCTTAGGATGTGGGGCGTGAGGCAGCAAAGAATCAACCTCGAAACGATGAAGCAAGCGCGAAGCGCCTCCTACACCATGGTCGGAAAAGCCTCCATAGAAGTAAGGCGTCTGGAAGGTTTCACCGCTCTTAAGGTAATAGGAGAAATCGAACGTATTGGGTCCACCTGTAATCCGTACTCCCTTCACTGCGTCCTGCTCGATAGCGATCTGCCACGAACCGCTCCAACCGAGTGTGGCGAACCAAACGTCTCCCTGATCCTGATCATGATCAGTCGTGTGATCAATCATGACCCAAGGATTGTTTTGTGAACCCGTTGTTCCTCGGCGGCTCTCGAGAACAGTCTTCCCTCCATGAATAGGTTGCGCTTGTAAGTCCCATTCACCGGCCCAACGTCCGGTCACATAGTGCAATTGATAATTGTTGGCGCGTGGCAAATGATATGTTCCGCTCGCAACCTGTTCGATCGCGATCGGTGCTCCCGTACGGTTTGAGACTTCCGCAGATCGACGCACAATGCCCGTCGCGGGATCCATATGGTATCGCACTTTTACATAGATCTCGCGAGAGATATCTTTCATGACGACATCCAGTTCATCCTTGCTCGCCGTATGCGATGCATATTTCAAGACAAGATCCCGGTTTCCATCGGGAAAGGTGATCTTGAGATCCGGTTCGACATAGAGACCTTCTCCCCATCCAGCAAATTCCTGAGGTGTTGTGTTCGAAGACATGTCAAATGACGAAGCACTCGGAACTGGTTTGGGAGAGGCAAATTCTTGCGTAGCAGGAAGTCGCTTCCCCCAGTAGACCATCTGCAATTGACCAGAATCATTGATCCCAACAACATAAGTCACGTCACCTCCGTCCAATCGGAAAACGCGCTGTGAGGCTTTCGCCGTCTCACCGGAGCTTTGGAGGCCCAAAGCCGTAGTCGCAATAAAAAGAATGAACCAAGTGAGATATTTCAAATCGCGCTCCATTGTTTATTCGCCAAGTATGGCAATTGAGGTAATCCGTAATGCAAACACACTGTCGCCAGCGCATCCATATTAATTGGGGCCAATACGACAGTCGCTATCGATCTTTCCTTGAGAAGTGGATGGCCGCTCCACCACCTGGCGCCAGTTGCAAGGATAAATTGCTTCTACTTGATACAGATTTAGTAGAGATCCGTAGGTGTTTAGGCTGCGTTGCCGCATCCGCTGCATCCTCATACATTTCAGCCGTATAGACACCTTTGCCAAGAAAAGTGAGGGGTACGGTAAGGGTCTTGGGTTGCCAGTTCGTCATGGCACCGAGATACCAGTCATCGTTGTGGCGACGGGCAATGACGGTATCTTCCCCGGGTGTACTGGAGACGACACGGGTCTCATCCCATTCAACCGGCACATCTTTTAAGAATTGAAAACCGGGTTGATTCTCGTAGTTTTGTGGGCTGTCAGAAAGCATCGGAAAAGGGGTTTCATAGATCACGTAAAGGGCAAGCTGTTGTGCTCGGGTCCCCATCGCCATGGGTGCTTCATTCCGCGCAACGAAAGCGTCCTCCGTCGCATTGTCAAATGCACCAGGAGTGAAATCCATCGGGCCGGCCAACAGACGTGTCGATGCAAAAATTGTACGATCAACGGGGCTATCCCTTCGTCCAACTTTATTGTTCTCCAATCCTAGGACAGCCTCATAACTCAGAACATTCGGATAAGTACGAAGCAGGCCCCACGGGGTCCGGCAGCCGTGGAAATCGACCATGAGATGGTGCTCTGCGGCTAGTTTGGCAACATCGTAGTAGAACTGAATTCCTTCCTGGTCATCGCGATTGACGAAATCAATCTTCAACCCCGCGACACCCCATTTTTCGTAAAGTGGAAACGCTTCTCGCATCTGTTTCATGACGGAACCGGAGTAGAGCCATATCCAGACCTTAACGCCTTTGGCTGTTCCATAACGAACCAACTCCGGGATATCGATCTTACCGTTGAGTTGGGTGATGTCATCCGACTTCGACCATCCGGCATCCAACATGAAATACGGCAACCCGTTTGCAGCTGAGAAGTCAATGTATTCCTTCATGACCTCCGTCGTGAACTCAGATCGTCCCGTCTTGCTGACGTTATCCACCCACCAGTTCCAACTGGCCTTCCCGCCCTGGATCCAACTCGTATCGGAAATGCGCGACGGTGGATTAAGGTTTGTCAGGAGATTCGATTCGATCAGTTTTCCCGGAGTATCGGCGATGCCAAGAACCCTCCATGCTGAATAATGTGGGAGGCTTCCAATAACGGCGAACGTTGGATCATCCCATCGCGGAGAGAGTTTCACGGTTAACAAATGGCCCTCCCAGTTCCCCGAAGGGTTAGTGAGGTACATCGAACTATTCGTCTCCAGGTTAGATTCCATGAGTGATATCCAAGCCACACCGGGTTGATGCAGTAAGACTGGAGTTCCGATCAGGAAATGGCTGGAGACGCCTCCTTGATTGCTTAAAGAGGATAGGTTGAGACGCACATACTCACTCTCATAGCTGCTGCGATAGTTCGGTAGGGCCAGTACCCAGGCTGTGTCGTCTTCCGCAAAGCGAAACTCCGTTTCCTCTGTCTTTAGCTTGAAATCGGAGATATTGTTCTGTTCGGGAACAAGGTAGCGAAAGGCAATACCGTCGTTATACGCCCGGGCTTCGATATCCAGTTTTCGATTCGCGCCCACGGATTCCACCGTGCGAATACGGATGGTGTTATATGCATCATGCACCTTACTCGTCTTCGTATTGCGCAAGGGGTAATCGTCTATCCCAGACGATGAGGTAGCCCCCTCGATTCGTACGTCGGATCCAAGTGGTGGCCCACCTTCAAGATTGAGGCCAAGCGCAGATTTATTGATGACGCTCTTTCCGTTAAAAAGGACAGAGTACTCGAGAGAACCTGAGTTCTTCGTTGCATCCTTCACATCAAATTCCATCTTGATGCGACCATCCGGTGACATGACCGAGAGGGTTTCCTGTGAGACTAGTGGCATTACAGGTAAGAGAAAGAGGACAGTGGAAAGAATGACAACAGGCCGCAATTGCATCTTTGGAAAGCTCCATGAAACAACTCTAAATTCAAGTCAATCTTCGACCTATCGTAGAAAATTGGGCAGAGTGCCTAACTTCCTCTGCCCAATAAAGATTCGATCTTTCTAGAAAACGTATTTCAATGAAAGTTGTAGGAATCGAGCATCAGGGGCGTTCGCCTGCAGATTCTTGGGGCCCGTAATCTGACCGCCATTGCTTCCGTTACTCGTATTCGACGGATTGTTCAATGTTGGATGGTTGAAGACGTTGAACGCATCAGCACGGAACTGAAGGTATTGCTCGCGGAAGGTAGCGAAATTCTTGAATAGCGATGTGTCGGCGCGCCAATACCCAGGTCCGTAGATCAGATTCTGTTTGTCACCCAGATAGGCGAGCGCCTGAGTAGGATCAGTGATCAATGTCTTTGCCGAAATGGCATTTCCAGGCAACGGATTCGCGAACGCACACGGGTTATACCAATTATCCTTGGTTCGCACCTTCGTTGGACAGGAACTAGCTCCGCCAGTCGGGGCCGTCCCTCCAGCACGGAATGGATCACTAACCTTCACAGCACGTGCCGATCCGCCTGCAGCCGTTGAGCCGATTGGCGAGATACCGCCCAAAGGAATCCCCGTCTGTCCCGTGAAGGTAGCGCTGATCTGCCATCCTCCCACAGCGACGTCCATGAGACGTGACTTGTTAAGGTAGTCGCGGCCAAGACCAAATGGAAGCTGATAACTGCCATTGAATGTGAACCGGTTACGAATATCGTAGGACGAATTCGTATACTCTGACGGAATTCCAAGCAGGTAATACGAACGTACGCCAATACCGTTCGAAAGACCGCCTGCGGAGCTTGAATCATCGAGTGCGTGTGCCCAGGTATACGTCGCCAAGAACGAAAGTCCACGCGAAAATCTCTTCTCCAGTTTGGCCTGAAGAGAGTTGTAGTTGCTGACACCACTGTACTGAATCTGCCCGGTCCATCCAAGCGTAGGAAATGGGTTGAAATTATTGGTGTTGGTACCCGCGGTCGCCAGCGCGAGAGAGGAGTTCGGGGCCCAATACGTTGAAAGATGACGGCTGACATTACCGACATAGGCGATCGAGGCAACAAGATCTGGAGTCACCGCATACTGAAACGAAAGGCTGTAGTTTTGAGTATATGGGGTTTTGATTCGCGGATCGGTTGCGTGAAAACCTGGCTGTGTCGGAACAGCACTCGCGCTCAGGACGGGCAGGCCGGACTGCAACGTATAGGGAAGCGGGCTGCAGGTTGTGGCATTGCAAGTAGGCTGGTTATAGCTGGCGTTCAATGTGAAAGGATAGTTTGCTCCGAGATTTCCGTTCCCATGACTCTGAAGACCTCCATAGAACAGTCCGTAGCCGCCCCGAACCACAGATTTCGAGTTGATTTGATAAGCAAAACCAAAACGCGGCGCGAAATTGATCTTCTGCGCTTCGAGCAAACGTGCGTTGTCGACATATTGAATTGCGACGTGATTGGCCGCGAGCAATGAGACAAATGCGGGGTTGAGCGTGTAACGCTCCGCGCCCTTCGGCAATTGATAAGCTGCCGTTCCCGTACCTACTCCGTTGCTACCGAGTCCGACAGGACCGGTAAGAACAAAATTCGCTTGTTGATCACGAGATTCCGCATAAGGTTGATACCAGTCCCAGCGAAGTCCAAGATTTAGCGTCAACTTCGAACTTGCGCGCCAATCATCCTGGAAGTACACCGAGTCATACCACTGTTGGTCATGGACCGCTGGGACATTTGAAATGTATGCGCTGGACATTTGATTGGCAAGGAAGTCGGCGATACCGCTAGTCGCGCTCGAACCCGGCATGCTGGTGTAGCTACCGTTGAAGTTGTATTGTCCCCTAGGAGCCTCCGCGTAGGTGTAATAGAAGCGAACATTCTGAAAGGCAACCCCAAATTTCATCGAATGATTGCCGATGATTTTCGTCATATTATCGAGAATTTGATAGACATTCTGAGATTCATTCGAAGTTCCTACAGATCCCCAATAGCTGGCTCCCACTGTGCCCTGCAGTTGGCCTTGGGGTAGGCCACACTGAAATGGACTACACGGGACATTGCCCAAGCCGAGACTCGACGCGAGTGTAGAGTTGTTTGCATTGGGTTGCAGGAAGCGGAAGACGCCCCAGTTGTAACCAAAACGGAACTCGTTGGTTAGCGATGGACTAAATGCATGGGTTTCGCTGAACATCCCGTTCTGCGCTAGGTTAGTGTCCCGCTCACCACCATAACCGCTCCCATCCAGAATTGGGCCAAAAGGGAGACCGTTGTTGATGATTTCGTGGAAATAGCTGTAGCGCCCGTAGAGTTGATCTTTGGAGCTGATATTCCAGTCCAGACGCTGATCCCACTGAACCGTGTTATCGCGCTTACCGACGTTGGTGTTGTAGTTGTTGTAAGTTCGACCATTGTTAACGTTCGGCAATGGATACAAATTCAGAATATTCTGCGCTGTCGGATTGATATCTGAAGAGCAAAAGACATTCTGTGCACGTCCACAAGACTGACCCAGCGGAACCGTTCCACGGGAACCAGGTTGGTACAAATTGATCGGACCGCTATAGCCTGTCAGCGAAGGATTGAGCAGTTCGGTGAAATCGCCTGTACGCATCTTTGCTGTTGGAACTGTATAAACCTGCGGGCTGCCAAACGAAACACGATTCGCTTCAATGTCCCCGAAATAAAAGAGCTTGTCCTTCAGGATAGGAAATCCGAGTGTTGCACCGAATTGGTTTTGATGAAATGCGGGAACCGTCAGCGCGTTCCAATTGCGCGCATTCATCTTGTCGCTTCGGTAATACTCCCACAGACTGCCATGGATAGAATTCGTCCCTGATTTGATGCTGGCGTTCAGTACGGCACCGGCTGAATGTCCAAACTCGGCGCTATAGTTGCTGGTCTGCAGATTGAATTCAGCAAGAGCATCGGGTGGAGGTCGCATTACAAATGTCGATCCGTTCAAGAAGTCAACGAGGTTGGTGTTGTTATCGACTCCATCCAGGATGAAATTGTTTTGTTCGGCTCGCTGCCCATTCGCCACAAAGTCGCCTTTGCCAGAACCTCGTGTCTGCCCCTGCGGGGGAGCCACTCCGGCAGCAAGCTGTGCAATGAAAACCCAGTTACGACCATTAAGGGGGGTCTCATTGATCGTCTTCGAATCGACGACCTGTCCGACCGCGCCCGTTTGGGTATCAAGCAGCGGCGGCGCTGTGTTCACCGTGATGCTATCTGTTACGGACCCCGGCTTGAGATCAAAATTGACTCCAAGACGAGCTTGCACATTGAGGACGAGATTTTCCCGCTTGGAGGTCTGGAATCCATCGGCAGAGACCGTAATGGAATACCGCCCAATTTTCACCGGAGAGAACACATAGATTCCGCTGGCATTCGTCGGGCGTTCGAAGGAGAGACCGGTATCCATTGACATGAGGGTTACTTTTGCGCTTGGAATCAATGCACCACTCTGATCCGTCACCACTCCGGTAATGGTTCCCTGATCCATCTGAGCCTGCATCTGGGGAAGAACAAATAAACTCATGATGAATGCGATCACAGCAAAGAGTGCTTGGAGCTTAGGGATTCGAGACGTAAAGCTGGACATAGCGGCCTTCCTTTACTGAACACGCTTTGGGAACGAAAAACGTGTTCGTTCACGTAAACAATCTAGAAAACAAAGTGCTAGCGAAGCTAATACGGAACGGTAACGTATGTCAATAGTGTCTTTAATTTTAGATAATTTCTGCCGAAATGAGAGAAAGTGCCCCTAATAGAGCGGGCTCGGCATCGATGGCAAATGATGTACTGAAATGGCGATATCGGCTTTGACTGGAATTTAAACACAGACAAGTCAACACGACCTTATCATTGAGTGGTCACTCATGATACGGTAACGTACACGAATTCGATTGAGGGATACAGTGTGCATTCCTCAGTGAGGTATCTACATGGTTCATGATGCAACCGTCGACGGTCAAAAATCCGAACCCCGCAGTCAGCAACCATCCCCGTTGATTCTTCCCCTGGCTCCAAAATCGGAGACAGGCCCTGTGAAAGCCTGGAGCCAATGTGTCAGCATGATGACGTACGAGCCAGCTCCTCCGGATAAGAATCCAATGTTTCTCGAAAAACGTGTCTATCAGGGAAGCAGCGGCCGTGTCTACCCGCTCCCTGTCATCGATCTGATTGGAACGACGCCGAAGCCTAAAGCGTGGGAGGCCATCCATCTCGAAAATGAGTATCTGCGGCTGATGGTGATGCCAGAGATTGGCGGACGAATTCACGTTGGGATGGACAAAAGGACGGGATACGACTTCTTCTACCGTCAGAACGTCATCAAACCGGCTCTTGTAGGACTCGCGGGACCGTGGATTTCGGGAGGAGTTGAATTTAATTGGCCACAGCACCATCGACCTGCAACCTTTATGCCCGTAGAAGTGAGCATCGAGCGAGCGAGCGACGGAAGTGTAACCGTGTGGTGTTCCGATCATGATCCAATGTCCCATCTAAAAGGTATGCATGGGATCTGCCTGCGCCCCGGATCCGCTGTCGTGGAAGTCCGTGTCCGCCTATATAACCGGACACAGGATACGCAGACCTTCCTTTGGTGGGCAAACGTCGCCACACATGTTCACGAGCAATATCAGTCCTTTTTCCCAGGTGACGTCCGATATGTTGCCGATCATGCGAAGCGGGCGATTACTGAATTCCCTCTCAGTCAAGGGACCTACTATGGTGTGGACTATAAACGTCGTTCGATCGAAGGTATTCCGGCAGAGGAAATGCCCTCTTGCTTTGTCCCGGATGGCTCCTATCCGCCAAATGACCTCGGATGGTATGCCAACATCCCAGTGCCGACAAGCTACATGATTGTGGATTCGAAAGGTGATTTCTTTGGCGGTTATGATCACAAACGCGAGGTTGGAACCGTCGCGATTTCCAACCATCATGTGGCTCCCGGGAAGAAGCAATGGACCTGGGGAAATCATGAGTTCGGCTACGCTTGGGACCGCAGTTTGACCGACGGAGACGGTCCCTATGTCGAACTCATGTCCGGCGTATACACCGATAATCAACCCGATTTCTCATACCTCGCGCCGGGGGAGACGAAAACCTTTAGTCAGTTCTGGTATCCCATCGGTAATATCGGCGTTCCCAATCTAGCGACCGTCGACGGATCTCTCCGTGTCGAGGTTGGGGCTAGCGACATCGCCGTGCGCGTTCAAGTGACAACTCCTCGACGAAAGAGCACGGTCATCGTTCGAGCAGCAGGAAAGGAGGCCGGACGCTGGGTGGGTGATCTTATGCCTGAAGCAACATGGTCAGAACGATTCCGGTATGACGGCATGTCCACTGATCTAGAAGTGACCGTGCAATCTGAAGACGCGATGTTTCTTCGGTACGCTCCTGATGAAGTCACCCCGGTTGAAACACCCAATGTTGCGACCGAGCCGCCCTTGCCAAACGATATCAACAGCGTAGACGAACTCTTTCTCACCGGGATCCATCTCGAACAATACCGCCATCCTACCCGTAGCCCAGAAACCTATTGGAAAGAGGCGTTGTCTCGCGATCCCGATGACAGCCGCAGCAATCATATGTTAGGTCGCTGGCACCTCCGACGTGGTGAGTTCAAGCAGGCAGAACACTTGTTGCGCGTCGCGATTGCACGTCTGACCCGGAGAAATCCAAACCCTTACGATGGTGAACCGTACTATAACCTGGGACTAACACTACGCTATCAGGAGCGCATTGCAGAGGCATACGACGTGTTCTATAAGAGCACGTGGAATGCCGCCTGGCGTGCCGCGGGATATCATCGTCTCGCAGAGATCGATTGCCTTCGTGGTGAATGGCGAAAGGCACTCGACCATCTGGATCGTTCACTCATCTCCGACACCGACAATCTCTCTGCAAGAAATCTGAAAACTGTGGCGTTGGAACGACTGGGACGTAGAGAAGAAGCTCAGCGTTTGCTCCAGCAAACTCGATCGCTCGACCCGCTCGATCTATTCAGTCGTTTCCTGATGGAACACGAAATACCAGCGAATCCTCAAATGCGGCTCGATCTAGGGTTCGATCTGATTCGTTCTGGTCTTCTCGAAGAAGCTCTCGACGTCTTGGAAGCACACAACAAAATTCCATCCACCATGGTGCGGTACGCACGTGCTGATGTGCTACGACGTCTGAAGAGAGAAAATGAGAGCAACGAAGCATATCGTGAAGCTTCTCAGGAACATTGTGATCACCTTTTTCCCGACCGCTTAGAAGAACTTTGTGTCCTCGAAAAGGCTCTCGAAATCAATCCTAAGGATGCTCGTGCCGCCTACGCGTTCGGCAATCTTCTCTATGATCGTCGGCGACACAACGAGGCCATTGCATATTGGGAACTGAGTGTCTCCTCGGAGCCGAATTTTTCGATCGCATGGCGCAATCTAGGAATTGCTTATTTCAACATCCTCTCCGACAGTCGAAAGGCCCTCAATGCTTTTGAACATGCTCGCAGCTGTGCTCCAGCAGACGCTCGGCTCTTGTACGAGCAGGATCAGCTTCGGAAGCGCACGGGATTCACTCTTCAAGATCGCCTGGAAGCTCTAGAAAAGAATCGCCCCCTAGTCGATAGCCGCGACGATCTTTCGGTGGAACTCGCTTCCCTTCTCAACAGCCTCGGCAAGCCGGAAGAAGCTCTGCTCATTCTGCGTCAGCGACATTTTCAACCCTGGGAAGGTGGCGAAGGATTGGTACTCTCCGAGTACGTACGCGCAAATGTGCTCTTGGCACAAAGCAATCTCCCAAATCACCCTCAAAAGTCTCTCGAATTCCTGGATGCTGCCAATTCTCCACCTCGTAATCTCAACGAGGCAAAACATCTGTTGATGAATCTCAGCATGGTCGATTACTGGTACGGTGTTGCCTATACAACTACCCATCGCCATGAAGATGCCCAGCGCCATTGGTTACGGGCGGCAAGCCGCAAAGAGGATTTTCAGCAGATGCAGGTGCAACCCATTTCTGAGATGACCTATTGGAGTGCCATGGCTCTTCGCGAACTTGGTCGAGAACAAGAGGCAATTGGTCTGTTTCAACAGATTGAGTCATACGCGTTCCAGTTAGAACGTCAAACACCAAAGATTGACTACTTCGCAACGTCACTACCTGCGATGCTTCTGTTTGAAATGGACCTCAAGGAACGTCAAATGGTCACGGCGCGTTTCCTAGAGGCCCAAGCAGCACTGGGACTCGGTCAACGTGAACGGTCCATCAAATTGCTTGAACAAGTCGAGTTAATGGACCACAGTCACATAGGCATAATCGATATGCGCAGGCTGATAGCAGGTGGAACGTGCAAGGGCCAATAGGCGCGATATCGAATACCGCTTCGGTCGCGGTAGAACGCAAAGGATACGTGTGGGGGATTGCTTTAGTAGCCGCGTTGGGAGGCCTGCTCTTCGGCTACGATTGGGTGGTCATCG
This portion of the Edaphobacter sp. 4G125 genome encodes:
- a CDS encoding alpha-galactosidase; the encoded protein is MKYLTWFILFIATTALGLQSSGETAKASQRVFRLDGGDVTYVVGINDSGQLQMVYWGKRLPATQEFASPKPVPSASSFDMSSNTTPQEFAGWGEGLYVEPDLKITFPDGNRDLVLKYASHTASKDELDVVMKDISREIYVKVRYHMDPATGIVRRSAEVSNRTGAPIAIEQVASGTYHLPRANNYQLHYVTGRWAGEWDLQAQPIHGGKTVLESRRGTTGSQNNPWVMIDHTTDHDQDQGDVWFATLGWSGSWQIAIEQDAVKGVRITGGPNTFDFSYYLKSGETFQTPYFYGGFSDHGVGGASRLLHRFEVDSLLPHAPHPKLRPVLYNSWEATTFNVNEAGQMALAEKAASIGVERFVMDDGWFGQRNDDHAGLGDWTVNTAKFPHGLKPLIDKVHSLNMDFGLWVEPEMVNPNSDLYRKHPDWVLNFKGRPRTEGRNQLVLNLARKDVHDYVFQVLDKLLNENDIAFLKWDYNRNWSEPGWPAVPIEEQKNVYVDFTRNYYDILRKLREKHPNLEIESCSGGGSRVDLGVLHLTDEVWPSDNTDAYDRLFLQEGFTYAYTPAVMMAWVTESPTWVNHRTLSLDYRFLSAMQGSLGIGADLNKWTAEDFAIAKKMIATYKSIRETVQRGDLYRLMSPREGEQSVTESVSRDGKQVVTFAFLHSSSQLYPFPRIYLRGLDEDATYKLNIVDGKMHEDTPQQATGAYWMHHGADVDLRGDFKAAMFILDRQ
- a CDS encoding glycoside hydrolase family 97 protein encodes the protein MQLRPVVILSTVLFLLPVMPLVSQETLSVMSPDGRIKMEFDVKDATKNSGSLEYSVLFNGKSVINKSALGLNLEGGPPLGSDVRIEGATSSSGIDDYPLRNTKTSKVHDAYNTIRIRTVESVGANRKLDIEARAYNDGIAFRYLVPEQNNISDFKLKTEETEFRFAEDDTAWVLALPNYRSSYESEYVRLNLSSLSNQGGVSSHFLIGTPVLLHQPGVAWISLMESNLETNSSMYLTNPSGNWEGHLLTVKLSPRWDDPTFAVIGSLPHYSAWRVLGIADTPGKLIESNLLTNLNPPSRISDTSWIQGGKASWNWWVDNVSKTGRSEFTTEVMKEYIDFSAANGLPYFMLDAGWSKSDDITQLNGKIDIPELVRYGTAKGVKVWIWLYSGSVMKQMREAFPLYEKWGVAGLKIDFVNRDDQEGIQFYYDVAKLAAEHHLMVDFHGCRTPWGLLRTYPNVLSYEAVLGLENNKVGRRDSPVDRTIFASTRLLAGPMDFTPGAFDNATEDAFVARNEAPMAMGTRAQQLALYVIYETPFPMLSDSPQNYENQPGFQFLKDVPVEWDETRVVSSTPGEDTVIARRHNDDWYLGAMTNWQPKTLTVPLTFLGKGVYTAEMYEDAADAATQPKHLRISTKSVSSRSNLSLQLAPGGGAAIHFSRKDR
- a CDS encoding carboxypeptidase-like regulatory domain-containing protein, coding for MSSFTSRIPKLQALFAVIAFIMSLFVLPQMQAQMDQGTITGVVTDQSGALIPSAKVTLMSMDTGLSFERPTNASGIYVFSPVKIGRYSITVSADGFQTSKRENLVLNVQARLGVNFDLKPGSVTDSITVNTAPPLLDTQTGAVGQVVDSKTINETPLNGRNWVFIAQLAAGVAPPQGQTRGSGKGDFVANGQRAEQNNFILDGVDNNTNLVDFLNGSTFVMRPPPDALAEFNLQTSNYSAEFGHSAGAVLNASIKSGTNSIHGSLWEYYRSDKMNARNWNALTVPAFHQNQFGATLGFPILKDKLFYFGDIEANRVSFGSPQVYTVPTAKMRTGDFTELLNPSLTGYSGPINLYQPGSRGTVPLGQSCGRAQNVFCSSDINPTAQNILNLYPLPNVNNGRTYNNYNTNVGKRDNTVQWDQRLDWNISSKDQLYGRYSYFHEIINNGLPFGPILDGSGYGGERDTNLAQNGMFSETHAFSPSLTNEFRFGYNWGVFRFLQPNANNSTLASSLGLGNVPCSPFQCGLPQGQLQGTVGASYWGSVGTSNESQNVYQILDNMTKIIGNHSMKFGVAFQNVRFYYTYAEAPRGQYNFNGSYTSMPGSSATSGIADFLANQMSSAYISNVPAVHDQQWYDSVYFQDDWRASSKLTLNLGLRWDWYQPYAESRDQQANFVLTGPVGLGSNGVGTGTAAYQLPKGAERYTLNPAFVSLLAANHVAIQYVDNARLLEAQKINFAPRFGFAYQINSKSVVRGGYGLFYGGLQSHGNGNLGANYPFTLNASYNQPTCNATTCSPLPYTLQSGLPVLSASAVPTQPGFHATDPRIKTPYTQNYSLSFQYAVTPDLVASIAYVGNVSRHLSTYWAPNSSLALATAGTNTNNFNPFPTLGWTGQIQYSGVSNYNSLQAKLEKRFSRGLSFLATYTWAHALDDSSSAGGLSNGIGVRSYYLLGIPSEYTNSSYDIRNRFTFNGSYQLPFGLGRDYLNKSRLMDVAVGGWQISATFTGQTGIPLGGISPIGSTAAGGSARAVKVSDPFRAGGTAPTGGASSCPTKVRTKDNWYNPCAFANPLPGNAISAKTLITDPTQALAYLGDKQNLIYGPGYWRADTSLFKNFATFREQYLQFRADAFNVFNHPTLNNPSNTSNGSNGGQITGPKNLQANAPDARFLQLSLKYVF
- a CDS encoding tetratricopeptide repeat protein → MMTYEPAPPDKNPMFLEKRVYQGSSGRVYPLPVIDLIGTTPKPKAWEAIHLENEYLRLMVMPEIGGRIHVGMDKRTGYDFFYRQNVIKPALVGLAGPWISGGVEFNWPQHHRPATFMPVEVSIERASDGSVTVWCSDHDPMSHLKGMHGICLRPGSAVVEVRVRLYNRTQDTQTFLWWANVATHVHEQYQSFFPGDVRYVADHAKRAITEFPLSQGTYYGVDYKRRSIEGIPAEEMPSCFVPDGSYPPNDLGWYANIPVPTSYMIVDSKGDFFGGYDHKREVGTVAISNHHVAPGKKQWTWGNHEFGYAWDRSLTDGDGPYVELMSGVYTDNQPDFSYLAPGETKTFSQFWYPIGNIGVPNLATVDGSLRVEVGASDIAVRVQVTTPRRKSTVIVRAAGKEAGRWVGDLMPEATWSERFRYDGMSTDLEVTVQSEDAMFLRYAPDEVTPVETPNVATEPPLPNDINSVDELFLTGIHLEQYRHPTRSPETYWKEALSRDPDDSRSNHMLGRWHLRRGEFKQAEHLLRVAIARLTRRNPNPYDGEPYYNLGLTLRYQERIAEAYDVFYKSTWNAAWRAAGYHRLAEIDCLRGEWRKALDHLDRSLISDTDNLSARNLKTVALERLGRREEAQRLLQQTRSLDPLDLFSRFLMEHEIPANPQMRLDLGFDLIRSGLLEEALDVLEAHNKIPSTMVRYARADVLRRLKRENESNEAYREASQEHCDHLFPDRLEELCVLEKALEINPKDARAAYAFGNLLYDRRRHNEAIAYWELSVSSEPNFSIAWRNLGIAYFNILSDSRKALNAFEHARSCAPADARLLYEQDQLRKRTGFTLQDRLEALEKNRPLVDSRDDLSVELASLLNSLGKPEEALLILRQRHFQPWEGGEGLVLSEYVRANVLLAQSNLPNHPQKSLEFLDAANSPPRNLNEAKHLLMNLSMVDYWYGVAYTTTHRHEDAQRHWLRAASRKEDFQQMQVQPISEMTYWSAMALRELGREQEAIGLFQQIESYAFQLERQTPKIDYFATSLPAMLLFEMDLKERQMVTARFLEAQAALGLGQRERSIKLLEQVELMDHSHIGIIDMRRLIAGGTCKGQ